In Syntrophales bacterium, the genomic stretch GGGAAAAGGCTCCGGAAAAACGCGGCGTGCTTGACGGCGTCGATGGCGGGGTAGGCGGTGTGGCTGGCGCCGCCCAGCCTGTTGAAGGCGGCCCTGGCCTCCGTGAAATCGAGGGTATGAAGGGAATCGAAGGCAGAGAGCAGGTCGCCCGAGGCGGTCTCCCAGGCGCCGTCGAGGTACGCGGAGACGGCGCGCTCGTTCCGGGTCAGGGCGGCCCGGTTGAGGGCGGACCGGCGCATGGCGCAGGCATCGAAGGCGTCGTAGTAGACCCGGGCGTCCGACAGGCCGTAGTCCATGCTGACGGAGTCGAACGTTCCCGTGAGGCCGTTTGTCGTGTCGATGATCCGGTACTTGACCCCGTGCTTCATGCCCCGGGGGTCGAGCGATAGCGTTGCGCCGGGATCGATGACCGCCGTGTCGGAGGCGATATGCGCAAAGGTGCCGTCGGCCTTGAGGGTAGGCCGATAGGTGGAGCCGGATTCGAAGGCCATCTTTCCCTTGATGTTCAGGAGGCCGTCCTCGATGCGAATCATCTTCCCGCCCTTGAAGTCTCCGTCCACGGTCCAGGTGCCGGCCCCCGTCTTGGTGAGATACTCAAAGTTGACGATGGAGCCCTTCGCGATTCCGCCCGAGCCGTCGAGGAAAATCCGGTCCGCCGTGCCGTTGACGAGCTCAGGGTCCGGATCGTCCGCGTCGTCGCCGTCCACGCTGCCGGAGATCTTCGATCCGCTCCGCAGGATGACCGTGTCGTCGCCCTCGCCCATGGTGATGGCCGGCCCCTGCTCTGCAGTGATGGTTCCGGCGTTGTCGACCAGGTCGTTGCCCTTGCCCCAGAAGCGGACGGCGGCGTAGGTATACCGGGGATCGAATTCTCCCACGCTCCGGATGACGCCGGTGGCGGCGTTGTAAAGCGCACTGCCGTTCGTCCCGATAAATGTGACAACTCCCCACCCCCCCGTACCGGAAATGAGGCCCTTGTTGATGACCGTGGAATTGTCCTGCGCAAAGACGGCGCCAATTCCTTCGGCGGTGAGTGATCCGGTTTCATTGTTGATGACAAGACTTCCGTCACCGACCTTGACAGCAACGCCTGAATCGGCTCCCCCCTGAATGATCCCGTCGTTTACGACAGTGCCGTCATCACCGGTATTTACGCCGTCCTGTCCGCCACGGATGATGCCGATATTGTGAATGTAGCCGCTTTTCATCTGGACCGCATTGTAATCAGCTGTGATTTCTCCCTCGTTTGTCACCAGGCCGTTCGTTCCGAGGCTGGCCCCCCATTCGCCATAGATCTTGCCTCCGAGGTAATTGAACAGCCTGTTTCCCTCTTCACTCAGCTGTATGGCCATGCATAGCTCACGGTTGGTGGGATCCTTGTTTACCTCGATCGAGCCGAAATTTTCGATGATAACGTTTCCCGTCCAGCCGGAGATGGGAATGCCGTTGGCCGTCGAATCCGGGCTCTGGGTGACGGAGATTCGTCCTCCGGAATGATTGATGATGCGGCCTGAAGATTGAAAAGCGATGGCTTTGTAGGAGCTGCCGATCGTTCCACGGTTGTCCAGGGTGAGATCGCCTTCCGCATAAATTCCCGTCCACTTGCTGCTGATCGTGCCTCCGGCGTTGTTGGTGACGCTTCCGCCGCGCATAATGATCGCATTTCCGGTCGAGGAGATCGTTCCGCTGTTGCTGACCGAGCCGTCCAGGGCATACATGCTTGAGGCGGTTGCGGTGGGAGTGAAGGTGATCGCCCGGCTGCTGGTGCCCGTGCTCGCAACCGTGCTTCCGGCCGCCACGTTGACGCTCCAGCCGGCGGTCTTGCCCCAAAGGGCGTAGGAGCCGCTTGAGTTTATGGATCCCGTGGACGTCACGTAGGCCTTCTTCGTCTCCGCCCCGTTTTCGGCGGCCAGGTTCACCCCCTCCGTTCGGGCTCCGTCGATCACGACGTCCGCGGAGGCGGGAGCCGCCGTCATGAGAGTGATCGCCATGAGCAGGATCAGGCCGAAGGGAACCAGAAGGCGCGGCGGGTGATGAAACGGAAGAGAGCGAATTCCTTTCATGGATGATTCCTTTTCTCAAAAGACCGGGTGCCCGGCCTGTGTTCAAATCCGGCCGGGATGTGTTTTATGGGATAAAGACCACCGACTTCAGATCGCCCGGCTTCGTCAGCATTTCCTGCCGGGCGACCTGAAGGCCTGTCAGGACGGCCTCCATGGTGTCGGCGGGCAGGGAAGAATCGCCGTTCCGGACCAGAAGGACGCCGTCGGGGGTGACCGTCGCCGTCAGCTGCGAGGTCAGGCCGTTTGCCGAGGTCAGGGAGAAGGAAACAGACATCCCCGGGGGGACATCGGCAACCCCGGGCGCCGTCCCATCCGGCGCCGATGCCGTCCGGGTCAGGGAGAGGGCGGCATTGTTTTCCCGGACCTGGAACGCTCCTGCGAAGGCGGGTGCCGCTCTTCCGTCCTGCACAAAAACCGGAAGGGTGGCCGTCTCGGCCATGGAATCGTGTATGGCCACCCCGCCGGTGAGCAGGGTCGTGGTCGGTCCCGCTGTCCGGATGGTCACCGGTGCCAGGAAGGAACCGGAGGCGAAGAATATGCGCTCTTCACGCTGCCGGAGATTGGCGGCATGCCCGATGTTTTCGCGTGCCGTCTCGATGACGGCCGCCGGCGGCCGGATCGTGCCGGGCGGAGTCACGGTGCCTGACGGGTTCACGTCGGGCGGGGTCGCGGCGACAACGGTGAGAATACCGTTGACGAACCGGAGATCGTAGTTGCTCGACGTCAGGCCGGACGGGTCGATGCTGTAGGTTCCGGCCTGGACGGCTCCCTGGCTCGATCCGCCGTAGGCGAGGAGGCCGCCCAGGACGCTGTCGTTTTCCCCGTTGACGAAACCGGCATAGGTGACGCCGTTGCCGCCGGAATAGGCCGTTCCGTCGTGCATCTTCCGGTCGTCGTTGGCCGTGACGGTCAGGGGCGCCGGAGTGATGTCCGCCGAGGCGGCGGCCGCGGAATGCCGGAGCCTGTAGTTGCCGCTGTCCGTGCCGTCCAGGGAGATGCCGGTAACGCTGATGCCTTTGCCCGTTCCGACGTTCTTGTCGATGAAATCGGACTTCTGGCTGAAACTGACGTTGTCGCCGGCGATGATGTCCGAAGACGATCCGGTGACCGTGGCCGCCGTGGTTCCGTCGTAGACCTTGTCTTTCCCTATGTAGCTGACGGTCACATCCCTGGGGGTGATCGTGATGGTGGAGGTGCCGTCGCCCTTGATGTCGTATCCCTGCTGTCCGGAGTAAAGGCCGCCGATGGTCACGGAGTATGTTCCAACGTCTTTGCCGTCGGTTGTGTAGACCGCGGATCCGTAGACCTTGCTTTCATCGAAGTCGTCCGGCACGTTCGTCCACGCGTACGATCCGTTTTTTATAGCGGTGGTTCCGTCGTACACTTTCGTCCTGCCGGCATCGGACAGGATGACCGTGGCGGGCGTCATGAAATTCCGGAGGAGGGGATAGGTGCAGCCGTCATAGATGCGCCAGACCTTTCCGGTCTGGCCGGCATCGTCGATATCCCAGCCGGCGGCGGCAAACGTGGCCAGGTTCTTCATCTCGGCGGTGGTCTTGCCGATGCCGGCGGCGGAGACCGTCCGGCCCGAGGCTTCCATGTCCCAGAAGCTGCCGGTGACCTTGCCGCTGTTCGTTCCAACGAGCCCGCCGACGTCGGACGTGCCGCTCACCTTGCCTGTGCTGTAGCTGTTCGTAACGGTTCCGCCGGCTTCGTTCGTCCCCACGAGTCCTCCCACGGACGAATTGCCGGCAACCGTTCCGGTGCTGTAGGTATTGGATACCGTACCGCTATTGAGTCCGACGAGCCCGCCGACGGACGATGTCCCGGTCACGCTCCCATTGTTGAAAGAGCCGGTCACGGTGTTCATATTCCATCCGGCAACCCCTCCGACGTCGGAGGTCCCGGTCACGGTCCCGCTGTTGTAACTGTTTTCGATCTCGCCTCCATTCAATCCCGCGAGCCCGCCGGTTCTTTTGGAACCTGTCACCGCGCCGGTGTTCCAGCTGTCTTCGATGGTGCCGCCCATGTCGTTTTTTCCTGCGAGTCCACCGGCGTCGTCCAGGTCCTTATCGGGGAGATTGCGAACCTCCCCGCTGTTGACGCTCCGGGTGATGGCCCCGGAATTCGTGCCGGCGAGCCCGCCGATACGGGCCAGTCCTTTCACCAACCCGGTGTTCTTGCTGCCTGTGATGATTCCATCGTTCTGTCCCGCGATGCCGCCGCCGTCACCCGTATTGGCGGCCACCGTTCCGGAATTGCGGCTGTTGATGATTTTCCCGTTGTTTCTTCTGCTGATTCCGGCGATCCCGCCGACAAACATATCCCCGCTGACCGTGCCGCTGTTGCTGCTGTCGCGGATCGTCCCCCGATTGTCTCCCACGATGCCGCCTACGTACCCGATACCCGTCACCTCGCCATTGCCGTGACCGCAGTCGGTGATGGTTCCTTCGTTGTATCCCACCAGTCCGCCGGTTCCGTTGTATTCGTCATTCATCGCCGCGGTGCCGGTTACCGTGGCCGTGCTGTGGCTGTTGATCACCTTCCCGAAGTTGCGCCCGACCAGCGCGCCCAGGGATCCCGATCCCGTGATGGTGCCGCCGGACAGTCGGACATTGCGGACCTCGCCGCTCGTTCCGACCGCGCCGAACAGGCCGCCGGACGAGACCTGGCGATTCTTGATGTAGATGTTCGAGATGGTATGACCCAGCCCCTCGAAGGTGCCGGTATAAGGATTCGAGACGTCTCCGATCGGTTCGAAGCCGTAAATGACGACGGGTCTCTCCATGGTCTGGTTCCAGTTCCTGGTTGCCAAGGCGTCGATGTCGGCTCCCAGGGCGTAGTTTTTCGTGAGATCTCCTTTCATGCCCTGGAGATCGGTTCCGGTGCGGCTGCCCTCGGCGCCCAGGCGGGTGATGACGGTGAAGACCTTCTCTGCGCCCTTGGAGCCGAGGCGTGTGCGAAGGTTCTCGCCCTCGGGCAGGTTGACCCTGGCATTGATGAAATAGTCCGCCGCGGTCCCGTTGATGACGCCGTCTTTCGCCCCCTGGCCGTACTCTAAAGTGAGCCTGGCCGTTCCAGAGCCGTAGAGCTCCTGGTTGATCTCGATGTTGCGGTCGGCAGAGAGGGTGAAGGTGTTGGCGGACCAGGTAATGGGATCGTTGACGAAGATGTCCCCGTTGCCCTCGGCGGCGCCGTCGGAACTCCGGATCGTGAGGCTGGTGTTGGCCAGGGCGGCGGTCGCCGCGACGCCGGTCATGTCGCCGCCGCTTTCGGCGATGGTGAAGTCCCGGGGATCGATGAGCCAGAGGCCCGTGGCGCCGCCCTCGGCCCGGGTGGTGACCCGGGCGTCGTCCCGGACGGTCACCTTGGCCGCGGAGGTCTCGATGAATCCGCCGTCGCCGCCGTCGGGGGCGGAGGCGTCGAGGGTTCCGTCGACGACCACGGTTCCCCGGTCCCTGTCGGCCAGGAGGAGGATCCGGCCGGAGCGGTTCTCCAGGGTCCTGGCCTCGATGACGCCGGAGTGGTTCACCACGGCCCGGGTAAGCTCGCCGGCGGCCATGGCCGAGAGGATCACGGTCCCGCCATTGGCCCGGATAACCCCCCCGTTCTCGATCAGTGCGTCCACGGTCCCCCGGAGGATGGTGAAGTTGATGAGGCGGTCCCCGGCAAAGTCGAGGTTCACCCTGTCTCCGGCGGCCATGGCCACCGTGCCGTTTCTGGCGTCGATCTCTCCGGTGTTGGAGATGGCCGGGGAGAGGAAGGCGATATAGCCGCCGTCGGCGGCGGTGATCTTTCCCTCGTTGACGATGCGGCCGGCGGTCCCGGAACGGGCAAAGGAATGGTTTCCGGCCAGGAAGTCCTCGTCGGTGATGTTGAGGGTGGAGGCCACGAGTCCGCCGACGTTGACCTGGGCGGTGGGGCTGAAGTAGATGCCCGCGGGATTGACGAGGAAAACCTGGCCGTTGGCGAAGAGACGGCCGTAGATCTGGCTGGGGGTCTGGTCCAGGATCCGGTTGAGGGCAATGCTGGAGGATCCGGGTTGTCGGAAGGTGACGGAGGCGTCGCGGCCGATGTTGAAGGTGTTCCAGTGGGCGATCAGGCGGTCGGTCTGCTGGGTGACGGTCATGGAGGAGCCGGTCTGGGCGATGCCACCCTGGCCGGAGACGATCTGTCCGCCCGTGGGGAGGGTGTTGGGATCGAGGGCAAAAGCCGGAGCGGATCCCGCCAGGATCATGAAAAAAACCAGCACCGGAAGGAACGATCCGGCATCGATGCCCTGTCTCCTGCAGGCCGCGGGAGCGGCCGGCTTCTTCCTGACGATTTGCTGCAGATGTCGTTTCATATCGATTCCTTTAGAAAAAGAGCATGAACTCAATGCCGAAGCGGCCGTTCGAGTCGAGATTCTCGGCATCCAGTCCGTTGGGGCTGCGTCCGTCGTTTTCGCCGATCCTGTGCGCGTAGTAGGCGCGCAGGCTGTACAGGCCGGATTTTCCAACCTGAAACCCGAGACCCGCGCCGGAGAGTCCGTATTCGTTCTTGCCCGTTGCGTTCGTGACGGCCCCCGGCCAGAGATCCTTGTAGAGCCGGATCCAGCCGGTATCGATGAACCCGATGATCTGTGCGGCGGCCCAGGGAGGCATGAACGGCAGGGCCAGGCGGGTCTCGAGTGTGAGGATGTGCCCCTCCGATCCGCAGGCCTCCAGTCCCGAGTAGGCCCGGACGCCGGAATCGCCGCCAAGATGAAACTGATGCGCGGCGTCGAGATTGTCCGAAGCGAATTGACCCCGAACCCATCCGAAAAGGGAGACAAGGCGGTTCAGATTCTGGAGGCGTGACAGCGAGTAGTTCAGCTTGAAGGCCCCGCCGCTCACTCCGGGGCCTGCGCCATCGCCGGATTCGTCATCGGTGTTT encodes the following:
- a CDS encoding autotransporter outer membrane beta-barrel domain-containing protein — its product is MKGIRSLPFHHPPRLLVPFGLILLMAITLMTAAPASADVVIDGARTEGVNLAAENGAETKKAYVTSTGSINSSGSYALWGKTAGWSVNVAAGSTVASTGTSSRAITFTPTATASSMYALDGSVSNSGTISSTGNAIIMRGGSVTNNAGGTISSKWTGIYAEGDLTLDNRGTIGSSYKAIAFQSSGRIINHSGGRISVTQSPDSTANGIPISGWTGNVIIENFGSIEVNKDPTNRELCMAIQLSEEGNRLFNYLGGKIYGEWGASLGTNGLVTNEGEITADYNAVQMKSGYIHNIGIIRGGQDGVNTGDDGTVVNDGIIQGGADSGVAVKVGDGSLVINNETGSLTAEGIGAVFAQDNSTVINKGLISGTGGWGVVTFIGTNGSALYNAATGVIRSVGEFDPRYTYAAVRFWGKGNDLVDNAGTITAEQGPAITMGEGDDTVILRSGSKISGSVDGDDADDPDPELVNGTADRIFLDGSGGIAKGSIVNFEYLTKTGAGTWTVDGDFKGGKMIRIEDGLLNIKGKMAFESGSTYRPTLKADGTFAHIASDTAVIDPGATLSLDPRGMKHGVKYRIIDTTNGLTGTFDSVSMDYGLSDARVYYDAFDACAMRRSALNRAALTRNERAVSAYLDGAWETASGDLLSAFDSLHTLDFTEARAAFNRLGGASHTAYPAIDAVKHAAFFRSLFPQDAPSPEKTAGAFFGDASLIPAMGGSTLSEAVLSLADAAGRITYPFGLWIRGYGAKGNRDGEDIASRYDYTVRGFVTGVDLLVRGGFRTGVALGYSKTDVDFPDFGDSGKEESFQAALYGTWRSGRWYADGGLSFTRNGYDTTRSISFGTVSRTATASYGGYELGASVEGGYRASLWGFEITPLASVLALRHHRSAFTETGADSLNIEADAEDATFLQGTVGLQLARTFTVGESFSLTPRLSARWVHEFGNDETVLNARFSGANAGSLTVYSDTIGRNSGVFSLGMTGKLTDALSFSLAYAGELKSRQSSHVITADMRYIW
- a CDS encoding filamentous hemagglutinin N-terminal domain-containing protein codes for the protein MKRHLQQIVRKKPAAPAACRRQGIDAGSFLPVLVFFMILAGSAPAFALDPNTLPTGGQIVSGQGGIAQTGSSMTVTQQTDRLIAHWNTFNIGRDASVTFRQPGSSSIALNRILDQTPSQIYGRLFANGQVFLVNPAGIYFSPTAQVNVGGLVASTLNITDEDFLAGNHSFARSGTAGRIVNEGKITAADGGYIAFLSPAISNTGEIDARNGTVAMAAGDRVNLDFAGDRLINFTILRGTVDALIENGGVIRANGGTVILSAMAAGELTRAVVNHSGVIEARTLENRSGRILLLADRDRGTVVVDGTLDASAPDGGDGGFIETSAAKVTVRDDARVTTRAEGGATGLWLIDPRDFTIAESGGDMTGVAATAALANTSLTIRSSDGAAEGNGDIFVNDPITWSANTFTLSADRNIEINQELYGSGTARLTLEYGQGAKDGVINGTAADYFINARVNLPEGENLRTRLGSKGAEKVFTVITRLGAEGSRTGTDLQGMKGDLTKNYALGADIDALATRNWNQTMERPVVIYGFEPIGDVSNPYTGTFEGLGHTISNIYIKNRQVSSGGLFGAVGTSGEVRNVRLSGGTITGSGSLGALVGRNFGKVINSHSTATVTGTAAMNDEYNGTGGLVGYNEGTITDCGHGNGEVTGIGYVGGIVGDNRGTIRDSSNSGTVSGDMFVGGIAGISRRNNGKIINSRNSGTVAANTGDGGGIAGQNDGIITGSKNTGLVKGLARIGGLAGTNSGAITRSVNSGEVRNLPDKDLDDAGGLAGKNDMGGTIEDSWNTGAVTGSKRTGGLAGLNGGEIENSYNSGTVTGTSDVGGVAGWNMNTVTGSFNNGSVTGTSSVGGLVGLNSGTVSNTYSTGTVAGNSSVGGLVGTNEAGGTVTNSYSTGKVSGTSDVGGLVGTNSGKVTGSFWDMEASGRTVSAAGIGKTTAEMKNLATFAAAGWDIDDAGQTGKVWRIYDGCTYPLLRNFMTPATVILSDAGRTKVYDGTTAIKNGSYAWTNVPDDFDESKVYGSAVYTTDGKDVGTYSVTIGGLYSGQQGYDIKGDGTSTITITPRDVTVSYIGKDKVYDGTTAATVTGSSSDIIAGDNVSFSQKSDFIDKNVGTGKGISVTGISLDGTDSGNYRLRHSAAAASADITPAPLTVTANDDRKMHDGTAYSGGNGVTYAGFVNGENDSVLGGLLAYGGSSQGAVQAGTYSIDPSGLTSSNYDLRFVNGILTVVAATPPDVNPSGTVTPPGTIRPPAAVIETARENIGHAANLRQREERIFFASGSFLAPVTIRTAGPTTTLLTGGVAIHDSMAETATLPVFVQDGRAAPAFAGAFQVRENNAALSLTRTASAPDGTAPGVADVPPGMSVSFSLTSANGLTSQLTATVTPDGVLLVRNGDSSLPADTMEAVLTGLQVARQEMLTKPGDLKSVVFIP